A region of Tigriopus californicus strain San Diego chromosome 7, Tcal_SD_v2.1, whole genome shotgun sequence DNA encodes the following proteins:
- the LOC131883793 gene encoding dnaJ homolog subfamily C member 12-like, translating into MNVDSILNYERDPSEDFYKLLGCDRSSTQEQIITEFKTRAKKCHPDKARINNPNDPDALNEEKLPGKTDEFQLLHQAKSVLTNPEERRKYDKWLDSGLSMSYKQWKGMRESVHTSMHWATPKTTGRMLEDPALREDQDEEEEEEIDIELKGKSSITEDEDGDPSEMPSLPRSVSKPPLKRTLAKATSVDGEPDDEVYYSPTDVNAMGLKVNPPPKDWGWDDPGWFEKNLKNALPKPPVSVSANQTSGNGTTPKTIRGVTERLLEDRRQQFADGRQDSSVSSVVIMGRVSDMEMRRKFRNFEI; encoded by the exons ATGAACGTGGATAGTATACTCAACTATGAACGGGATCCTAGTGAGGATTTCTATAAATTACTGGGATGTGATCGCTCCTCTACTCAAGAACAAATCATCACCGAATTCAAGACTCGGGCCAAGAAATGTCATCCGGATAAGGCACGGATCAACAACCCAAACGATCCGGATGCTTTGAATGAGGAAAAACTACCCGGGAAAACGGATGAGTTTCAGCTCCTTCACCAG GCCAAGTCGGTTTTAACCAATCCCGAGGAACGACGCAAATACGATAAATGGCTCGATTCCGGACTATCCATGAGTTACAAACAATGGAAGGGGATGCGAGAATCTGTTCACACGTCAATGCATTGGGCCACGCCCAAAACGACCGGGCGAATGTTGGAGGATCCTGCCTTAAGGGAAGATcaggacgaagaagaagaagaagaaattgacaTCGAGTTGAAGGGTAAAAGTTCCATAACCGAGGATGAAGACGGAGATCCTAGTGAAATGCCCTCTCTTCCAAGGTCAGTATCCAAGCCTCCATTGAAAAGGACTTTGGCCAAAGCCACTTCTGTTGATGGCGAACCTGATGATGAAGTCTACTATTCACCTACCGACGTCAATGCCATGGGTTTGAAGGTCAACCCGCCACCCAAAGATTGGGGCTGGGATGATCCGGGTTGGTTCGAGAAGAACTTGAAGAATGCCTTGCCCAAGCCTCCGGTCTCAGTCTCAGCCAACCAGACTTCTGGGAATGGAACGACACCCAAAACCATTCGAGGTGTCACCGAAAGACTTCTCGAAGATCGGAGACAGCAATTCGCCGATGGTCGACAAGATTCCTCGGTCAGTTCGGTGGTGATCATGGGGCGAGTATCGGATATGGAGATGCGACGAAAATTCCGAAATTTCGAGATCTAG
- the LOC131883792 gene encoding uncharacterized protein LOC131883792, whose product MIHGFQVRDTLVLKSSSLYQFSSERQTTNMKFQGTKIFVLSEGDLGSNGKDDSLSGETGLSEDLDKGFVSPLLALKFNFRFNQYFGMFPAQISQDFMKLTLVPSLMIWTFMVKFFFIGLVTSLIYLWLTDQGYNFYDLWDRIFAYKNFSRTDYFAIISHYIFLMSSALVLYFFNLALPKELTNLNMVIKNLSAFLNDGFVIQNPPVKKMMIYRLSVCFLCTIASLVYLAGVHGIIRNPSFNSYDVLIVFLTVLAIYVENQNHMFSELLFLRYVRILDHHAQCLLSHIGQEHVSGFRNRECCYKRCEILREMYNAISTTFGNDLFVTVVILVISEVFGFYLLTTFLVFIPSSNEIWPFIAAYVLYALIPAIRLYVIIEGSENTSKYMKRIRAELRDMETNLICASGSNAEVAEIRRVRDMYDENYGFSASGFFYLNRSLLTSMFGSLATYLIVLLQFKISDINEVA is encoded by the exons ATGATCCACGGGTTTCAAGTGCGTGACACCCTCGTTCTGAAATCGAGCTCTCTTTATCAGTTCTCGAGTGAACGTCAAACCACCAACATGAAGTTCCAGGGAACCAAAATATTCGTCTTAAGCGAGGGAGATTTGGGCTCTAACGGGAAGGATGATTCCCTCTCAGGGGAAACAGGCCTCTCCGAAGACCTGGACAAGGGATTTGTGTCCCCGTTACTCGCCCTGAAGTTCAACTTCCGGTTCAATCAATACTTCGGCATGTTTCCGGCTCAGATCAGCCAGGACTTCATGAAATTAACTTTGGTCCCGTCTCTCATGATTTGGACCTTCATGGTAAAGTTCTTCTTCATCGGTTTGGTCACGTCTCTCATCTATTTATGGCTTACTGATCAAGGGTACAATTTCTATGACTTGTGGGACAGAATCTTTGCCTACAAGAATTTCTCCAGGACCGACTACTTCGCCATCATCTCCCATTACATATTCCTCATGAGCTCCGCCCTTGTCCTCTACTTCTTCAACTTGGCCCTCCCCAAAGAGCTGACCAACCTTAACATGGTCATCAAGAACCTTTCGGCCTTTTTGAACGACGGATTCGTAATCCAAAACCCGCCggtgaagaagatgatgatctACCGCTTGTCGGTTTGCTTCTTGTGTACGATCGCCTCCTTAGTGTACTTGGCTGGCGTCCACGGCATCATTAGAAACCCATCGTTCAACTCTTATGATGTCCTCATTGTTTTCTTGACAGTCTTGGCCATTTATGTGGAGAATCAGAACCATATGTTTTCCGAGCTTTTGTTCCTTCGTTACGTCCGCATTCTGGACCATCATGCCCAATGTCTCTTGAGCCACATTGGTCAAGAGCACGTGTCTGGCTTTCGGAATCGAGAGTGCTGCTACAAACGATGCGAGATCCTTCGAGAGATGTACAACGCCATTAGCACCACGTTTGGCAATGACCTCTTTGTGACCGTAGTTATCCTGGTCATCAGTGAGGTCTTTGGGTTCTACCTCCTTACTACGTTCTTGGTCTTCATACCCTCCTCCAACGAAATTTGGCCTTTCATTGCGGCTTACGTTCTGTACGCCCTTATTCCGGCCATTCG GTTGTATGTCATCATTGAAGGGTCCGAGAATACATCCAAGTACATGAAGAGAATCCGAGCAGAGCTTCGAGACATGGAGACCAATTTGATTTGCGCATCCGGATCGAATGCGGAAGTGGCTGAGATACGGCGAGTCCGAGATATGTACGACGAGAACTACGGGTTTTCCGCCAGTGGATTCTTTTACCTGAATCGGAGTCTCCTCACCTCCATGTTTGGATCCTTGGCCACTTACTTGATCGTACTTCTGCAGTTCAAGATCTCTGATATTAACGAAGTTGCTTAA